A section of the Spirosoma pollinicola genome encodes:
- a CDS encoding ABC transporter substrate-binding protein — MNGRLYWLKQITVACIGLLSWPLANAQIAPDVQKRYTAAVKLVQTGDYERAKADLNVIIQKRGVLAPYASYYYALAAFRQRNYNQSRLMLRQLMEFFPDWRKMDDANYLLAANCMELGQYEDALTALQPIRTPALRADITKLEQNFLPRITNLDQLKQLNKSFPNDRVVGLLLIDLIQRTAGDKDDLELSDRLTNRFGVPGIATASTPPAATTSQASASRTGTSGTQPTRTVRPKGYYNVAVMFPFRVEDFSSDKRLRSNQYIYDLYNGIKIARARLQEEGITVNLFAYDVDNDANKTLELVNSPAFAQTDLIIGPLYVEPNRIASAYANKNNILLLNPIATSSELVANQPMSFLAQPSMNQQAIKVAEQARNFTGLRRAAIYFGPMRKDSLLAVSYQAELKRQNYQVIDFRKVSGTAQAMADAMQFTGTTTATRPVSITAQQAGSTIGHVFFASSNADDGVRMLDALSRRKVTGPLIATASAFDFYKNPISTFTRRDLYLLYPDFIDSSREPVNTFQEEYIAKRNTIPSVFASEGYDMMLFFGRQLAKNGLMPRNRMNLHSDTDDYLLSGFDYTQSNDNQIVPIVKYEDGRFVKVN; from the coding sequence ATGAATGGTAGGCTTTATTGGTTAAAACAGATAACAGTTGCTTGTATTGGGTTACTAAGCTGGCCGCTTGCCAATGCGCAGATTGCTCCCGATGTTCAGAAACGCTATACCGCAGCAGTAAAACTGGTGCAGACGGGCGACTATGAGCGTGCTAAAGCTGACCTTAACGTAATTATTCAGAAACGTGGAGTTCTGGCACCTTATGCCAGCTATTATTACGCTCTTGCTGCGTTCCGGCAGCGAAATTATAATCAGTCCCGTTTGATGCTCAGGCAGTTGATGGAGTTTTTTCCAGATTGGCGCAAGATGGATGACGCTAATTACCTGCTTGCGGCCAACTGCATGGAGTTGGGGCAGTATGAGGACGCGTTGACCGCGTTGCAACCGATTCGCACCCCAGCGTTGCGAGCTGATATCACTAAACTTGAGCAGAATTTTCTGCCCCGTATCACGAATCTTGATCAACTAAAACAGTTAAATAAGTCGTTCCCGAACGATCGGGTTGTTGGCTTATTGTTGATCGACTTGATTCAGCGAACCGCCGGAGATAAGGATGATCTCGAATTATCAGATCGGCTTACAAACCGCTTTGGGGTACCGGGTATAGCGACAGCCTCTACACCACCGGCGGCAACAACTTCGCAAGCGTCGGCTAGCCGGACAGGTACATCAGGTACACAGCCCACTCGAACAGTACGGCCGAAAGGGTATTATAATGTTGCCGTTATGTTTCCGTTTCGGGTAGAGGATTTTAGCTCCGACAAACGACTGCGGTCTAATCAATATATCTACGACTTGTACAATGGCATAAAAATAGCCAGAGCCAGGTTACAGGAAGAAGGCATTACCGTAAATCTGTTTGCTTATGATGTAGATAATGATGCCAATAAAACCCTCGAACTGGTCAATAGTCCTGCTTTTGCTCAGACCGATTTAATTATTGGTCCATTGTATGTAGAACCGAACCGGATTGCCTCGGCTTATGCCAACAAAAACAACATCCTGTTGCTAAACCCCATTGCCACCAGCAGCGAACTGGTTGCTAATCAGCCGATGTCGTTTCTGGCGCAGCCGTCCATGAATCAGCAGGCTATAAAGGTGGCTGAACAAGCCAGAAATTTTACCGGACTGCGTCGGGCAGCTATTTATTTTGGCCCCATGCGTAAAGATTCTCTATTGGCCGTTTCCTATCAGGCTGAACTTAAGCGGCAAAATTATCAGGTAATTGATTTTCGGAAAGTGAGCGGTACCGCGCAGGCAATGGCCGATGCTATGCAGTTTACGGGTACAACCACTGCAACGCGCCCAGTTAGTATAACGGCACAACAAGCGGGCAGTACGATTGGTCATGTTTTTTTTGCCAGTAGCAACGCCGACGATGGTGTTCGGATGCTTGATGCACTAAGTCGCCGAAAAGTAACAGGACCTTTGATTGCGACTGCCTCGGCTTTTGACTTTTATAAGAATCCTATATCAACGTTTACCCGCCGGGATTTGTATTTACTATACCCGGACTTTATCGATTCATCCAGGGAGCCGGTCAATACGTTTCAGGAAGAGTATATAGCCAAACGCAATACCATTCCTTCCGTATTTGCCAGTGAAGGCTACGATATGATGCTCTTTTTTGGGCGTCAACTGGCCAAGAACGGTCTAATGCCCCGTAACCGGATGAATCTCCATTCCGACACGGATGATTACCTGTTATCTGGTTTCGATTATACACAAAGCAACGACAACCAAATCGTTCCAATCGTAAAATACGAAGATGGGCGGTTTGTGAAAGTAAATTAA
- the parS gene encoding type II RES/Xre toxin-antitoxin system antitoxin — protein MIVPDRIALVFLALKGVPATRFFEIADLTGYKREHLAEVFDTSLKTFQRYEREKKSLNPQDSEKVLKIMALFQTGESVFGTADSFRRWMDKPAYGLGNQVPFELLHTSGGIDLVMDELTRIEYGDLA, from the coding sequence ATGATTGTTCCAGACCGTATAGCACTCGTTTTTTTGGCCCTAAAAGGTGTTCCGGCTACGCGCTTCTTTGAAATTGCGGATCTGACGGGCTATAAACGTGAACATCTGGCGGAGGTGTTTGACACATCGCTCAAAACCTTTCAGCGATACGAGCGCGAGAAAAAAAGCCTGAATCCGCAGGACAGTGAGAAAGTGCTCAAAATTATGGCCCTGTTCCAAACCGGTGAATCGGTATTTGGAACGGCCGATTCGTTTCGGCGGTGGATGGATAAACCCGCCTATGGCCTGGGAAACCAGGTTCCCTTCGAACTCCTGCATACGTCGGGTGGGATAGATTTAGTGATGGATGAGCTTACCCGCATCGAATACGGCGATCTGGCCTAG
- a CDS encoding phosphoenolpyruvate carboxykinase (ATP), with protein MRKYLAFGLTLETDIDFTGVLPHSTAETDVCISEGSIQQKANRPTRIQRRGIRAKLGITASDIVLNWDGVGIFRVSDGKTIVYQNNGADEGTIRLFLLSEVIGLVLYQRGLLLLHGSAVKFGDDAAVFLGIPGAGKSTTAAAFGKAGHTVLTDDLVAVQLIDGRPYVIPAFGQYKIWKNTVDGLNVDESKLEPSFEGSTKFLVNQSVTDFPQTPIPLRMITLLYPPNSRKQTERIKPLHAPVELLKHFPLPVQLLTGQYLKTHFQDALTITRFATINQLKRPDGFDALSLFVQEFSFD; from the coding sequence ATGCGAAAATACCTTGCCTTTGGGTTGACTCTTGAAACAGACATTGATTTTACCGGTGTTTTGCCCCATTCAACAGCCGAAACAGATGTTTGTATAAGCGAGGGTAGTATTCAACAGAAAGCAAACCGTCCTACCAGGATTCAGCGCCGGGGGATTCGGGCTAAGCTAGGCATTACAGCGTCAGACATTGTATTGAATTGGGACGGGGTCGGGATCTTCAGGGTCTCGGACGGCAAAACAATCGTCTACCAAAATAATGGTGCCGATGAAGGGACAATAAGACTGTTTCTGCTGAGTGAAGTAATTGGTCTTGTTCTCTATCAGCGCGGTCTTTTGCTGTTGCATGGAAGTGCGGTTAAATTCGGCGATGATGCGGCTGTGTTTCTGGGAATACCGGGTGCAGGTAAATCGACAACGGCGGCCGCCTTCGGGAAAGCAGGCCATACGGTATTGACGGATGACTTAGTCGCTGTCCAGCTCATTGACGGTAGACCCTACGTGATTCCCGCTTTTGGTCAATACAAGATCTGGAAAAATACGGTAGACGGCCTTAACGTCGATGAATCAAAACTGGAACCGTCGTTTGAAGGATCAACTAAATTTTTAGTTAATCAATCAGTAACTGATTTCCCACAAACGCCTATTCCTCTGCGAATGATTACGCTCCTTTATCCGCCAAATTCGCGTAAACAAACTGAGCGAATCAAGCCCCTGCATGCCCCGGTGGAACTATTGAAACACTTTCCGTTACCTGTTCAACTATTGACCGGCCAATACCTGAAAACCCATTTTCAGGATGCGTTAACCATCACCAGGTTTGCAACGATCAACCAATTAAAAAGGCCCGACGGTTTTGACGCGCTGAGCCTTTTCGTACAGGAATTTAGCTTCGATTAA
- a CDS encoding RES family NAD+ phosphorylase produces MIVYRITKAVYADRLVASGGAARWNSRGQFVIYTAATRALACLENVVHRGGEGLLDTFRVMVIEVPDALLVETIAADVLPVNWFDYQQYNTCQQVGGEWLNRSRSAVLQVPSAIIPNEWNYLLNPAHPDFSMVRLVRTEPFAFDPRIKS; encoded by the coding sequence ATGATTGTTTATCGAATTACCAAGGCGGTGTATGCTGATCGCTTAGTGGCTTCTGGTGGGGCGGCTCGCTGGAACAGCCGGGGGCAGTTTGTTATCTATACCGCTGCTACCCGCGCACTGGCGTGTCTGGAGAATGTTGTTCACCGGGGGGGTGAAGGGTTACTGGATACGTTTCGGGTCATGGTGATCGAGGTGCCGGATGCGCTGCTTGTTGAAACGATAGCGGCCGACGTGCTGCCCGTCAACTGGTTTGATTATCAGCAATACAACACCTGTCAACAGGTAGGAGGGGAGTGGCTGAACCGTAGCCGCTCGGCGGTATTACAGGTACCATCCGCCATAATTCCAAATGAATGGAATTACCTGCTTAATCCTGCCCATCCCGATTTTTCGATGGTGCGGTTAGTGCGGACAGAACCCTTTGCGTTTGATCCGCGCATTAAATCCTAG
- a CDS encoding glycosyltransferase codes for MRYSIIIPVFNRPDELRELLVSLTRQTYQNFEVLVIEDGSTNKSDEVATEFLTQLDIRYFFKENSGQGFTRNYGFDRATGDYFVIFDSDALIPPHYFSVVNQRLTPEPGSTRPAFDAYGGPDAAHPDFTDIQKAISYSMTSPFTTGGIRGSKKNLGGTYHPRSFNMGLSRTVWETIGGYKLSRMGEDIEFAIRIIDNGFKTGLIPEAFIYHKRRTNFGQFFRQLRFFGRARINISRYFPSELKLVHAFPALFTLFVFSVPVWVVISSVLFCLAVSVLALFSLLILVDAARKEKSLKVGILSVVAAFVQLTGYGIGFLTEGWKRLREPNGFRETGASIEYPS; via the coding sequence TTGCGCTACTCTATTATCATCCCCGTTTTTAACCGCCCCGACGAACTGCGCGAACTGCTGGTTAGTCTGACCAGACAGACGTACCAAAATTTTGAGGTGCTGGTCATTGAAGATGGCTCGACCAATAAATCGGATGAGGTAGCGACAGAGTTTTTAACCCAGCTCGACATCCGGTATTTCTTCAAAGAAAATTCGGGTCAGGGGTTTACCCGTAATTACGGTTTCGACCGGGCAACGGGCGATTATTTCGTGATCTTTGATTCCGATGCGCTTATCCCCCCGCATTATTTTTCCGTCGTAAACCAGCGGCTTACCCCTGAGCCTGGCTCTACGCGCCCGGCATTCGATGCCTATGGTGGGCCAGATGCAGCTCATCCTGATTTCACCGATATTCAGAAAGCCATCAGTTACTCTATGACGTCGCCTTTTACAACTGGCGGCATTCGGGGAAGCAAGAAAAACCTCGGGGGGACGTACCATCCAAGAAGTTTCAATATGGGTCTATCCCGAACGGTGTGGGAAACCATTGGCGGGTATAAACTTAGTCGGATGGGGGAGGATATTGAGTTTGCTATTCGGATTATTGATAATGGATTCAAAACCGGCCTTATACCGGAGGCTTTTATTTACCACAAACGCCGGACAAATTTTGGGCAGTTTTTTCGGCAGCTTCGTTTTTTCGGTCGTGCCCGGATCAACATTTCACGGTATTTTCCGTCCGAACTCAAGCTTGTTCATGCTTTTCCGGCCTTGTTTACGTTGTTCGTTTTTTCGGTGCCTGTCTGGGTGGTCATTAGCTCGGTTTTATTCTGTCTGGCTGTAAGTGTGTTGGCACTTTTTTCGCTGCTTATTTTGGTTGATGCCGCCCGCAAGGAAAAAAGCCTTAAAGTTGGTATATTGAGTGTCGTGGCTGCATTCGTGCAACTAACGGGCTATGGTATCGGCTTTCTTACCGAAGGCTGGAAACGACTGAGAGAACCGAACGGGTTTCGCGAAACAGGAGCCAGTATTGAGTATCCATCCTGA
- the yidC gene encoding membrane protein insertase YidC, protein MDRNQLIGIVLILAMLVGYQLLVPKPAPEKPVAQKTQTIKPTTASGGETDSVADSKGNSATQRIDSAAVKAQFGDFSTVATGQARDIFIENKDIKLTFSTQGGRVKEVVLKNYKTYDQKPLVLIDEQSSKTVLELPTSRGKVDLHQLYYQTTTQSGTVGGQPQQIVFRAEVAPGQAIEQVYTIPAEGFVLDYDLKLNGLNNTIGTGDIRFFWEDKMRQYENDLSNNRRAATVNYLTSDESFEKLTEGESSQDVTVEEPVQWFTIKHKYFLSGFVAKNSPLRKASFKTLVDTADSSVVKTAVADVTLPIADVKAGKGQYKFFYGPNDFQLLGKVAPEFDQNVYLGYSILKPINKYFFVPVFNFMGQFITNYGLLIIALVVFVKLILTPLTYKSYISMAKMRVLQPELNEMKERVGNDMAKQQSEQMKLYQEVGVSPLSGCVPVLATMPILFALFMLFPNLIELRQKSFLWASDLSTYDAFITFPTIPFIGSHLSLFTVLMTISSIAYAYYNNQTTPTQPGPVNMKAMSYVFPLMFMFVLNSYPAGLTFYYFVSNVVTIAQQLLIRRFVDEDKIKAVLDENRRKNAAGEGKKPGGFQALLQKQLASAEEARKLADEATRRAKTKK, encoded by the coding sequence ATGGATCGTAATCAACTTATTGGCATTGTCCTGATTCTGGCGATGCTGGTCGGCTACCAGCTACTGGTACCAAAACCTGCGCCCGAAAAACCGGTTGCTCAAAAAACACAGACTATTAAACCGACAACTGCATCGGGTGGAGAGACCGATTCAGTTGCTGACAGTAAAGGCAATTCCGCTACGCAACGAATCGATTCTGCCGCCGTTAAAGCACAGTTTGGCGATTTTTCGACCGTAGCCACTGGACAGGCACGGGATATTTTTATTGAAAACAAAGACATCAAACTCACATTCAGTACACAGGGTGGCCGGGTTAAAGAAGTTGTCCTGAAAAATTACAAAACCTACGATCAAAAGCCACTGGTATTAATTGACGAACAGAGCAGCAAAACCGTGCTCGAACTGCCAACCAGCCGGGGTAAGGTCGATTTACACCAACTCTATTACCAAACTACTACGCAAAGTGGCACTGTTGGCGGTCAGCCACAGCAGATTGTATTTCGGGCTGAGGTGGCACCGGGACAAGCAATTGAGCAGGTGTATACCATTCCTGCCGAAGGGTTTGTGCTGGATTATGACCTGAAGCTAAATGGCCTCAATAACACCATCGGCACTGGTGATATACGGTTCTTCTGGGAAGATAAAATGCGGCAGTATGAAAATGACCTGTCGAATAACCGCAGAGCGGCCACCGTCAACTACCTGACTTCCGACGAGAGTTTCGAGAAACTAACCGAAGGGGAAAGCAGCCAGGATGTCACCGTTGAAGAACCCGTACAATGGTTTACTATCAAGCACAAGTATTTCCTGTCGGGTTTTGTTGCTAAAAATAGTCCTCTCCGCAAAGCCAGCTTTAAAACACTGGTTGATACCGCTGACAGCAGCGTTGTAAAAACAGCTGTTGCCGATGTAACGTTGCCGATTGCCGATGTGAAGGCTGGTAAAGGACAGTACAAATTCTTTTATGGCCCCAATGATTTTCAGCTGCTAGGTAAAGTGGCTCCTGAATTTGACCAGAACGTTTACCTGGGCTATTCAATTCTGAAACCGATCAACAAGTACTTCTTTGTGCCGGTCTTCAACTTCATGGGCCAGTTTATTACAAATTACGGCTTGCTTATTATTGCCCTTGTTGTGTTTGTAAAACTGATTCTAACACCGTTAACCTACAAGTCATACATCAGTATGGCTAAAATGCGGGTTCTTCAGCCGGAGCTGAACGAGATGAAGGAGCGCGTTGGGAATGACATGGCCAAGCAGCAGTCGGAGCAAATGAAGCTATATCAAGAGGTGGGCGTAAGTCCGCTGAGTGGTTGTGTGCCTGTACTGGCAACCATGCCGATTCTGTTTGCCTTGTTCATGCTCTTCCCGAACCTGATCGAGTTGCGCCAGAAATCGTTCCTGTGGGCTAGTGACCTGTCGACCTATGACGCCTTTATTACCTTCCCGACTATACCGTTCATTGGTAGTCACCTGAGTCTGTTTACGGTGCTGATGACGATCTCTTCGATCGCCTACGCGTATTATAACAACCAGACAACCCCAACTCAGCCGGGCCCGGTGAACATGAAAGCGATGAGTTATGTATTCCCGCTCATGTTCATGTTTGTGCTGAACTCGTATCCTGCTGGGTTGACGTTCTATTATTTCGTGTCGAACGTGGTGACCATTGCGCAGCAGTTACTGATTCGCCGGTTTGTCGATGAGGATAAGATCAAGGCTGTACTGGACGAAAATCGCCGGAAAAATGCCGCTGGTGAAGGTAAAAAGCCCGGTGGATTTCAGGCCCTTTTACAGAAGCAGCTAGCCTCTGCCGAAGAGGCTCGTAAGCTGGCTGATGAAGCAACGCGTAGAGCCAAGACTAAAAAATAA
- the hemL gene encoding glutamate-1-semialdehyde 2,1-aminomutase, which yields MTTSEQLFEKAKTLIPGGVNSPVRAFRSVGGTPVFIKSAKGAYLFDEDGRQYIELINSWGPMILGHAFEPVEKAVRDAIQHSFSFGAPTRKEVEMAELITTMVPSVEKVRMVNSGTEATMAAIRVARGFTGRDKIIKFEGCYHGHADSFLIAAGSGAMTMGIPDSPGVTKATAADTLTAPYNDLSAVEKLLANNHNQVAAIILEPVVGNMGCVLPEPGFLEGLRTLCDQHGVVFIFDEVMTGFRLAKGGAQERFGITPDLTTMGKIIGGGMPVGAYGGRADIMNMVAPAGPVYQAGTLSGNPIAMSAGLAMLHQLNDHPEIYTRLEEIGQKLTDGFRAGLVKAGLNYTINHIGSMFTLFMTERSVSNFTDAKSCDLPMFGRYFHAMLKRGVYLAPSQFESLFLSVALTDDLVDQVIQANEESLLEMMER from the coding sequence ATGACAACGAGCGAACAACTGTTTGAAAAAGCCAAAACGCTGATACCCGGTGGCGTTAACTCTCCCGTGCGGGCATTTCGGTCTGTGGGTGGGACACCTGTATTTATCAAGTCGGCAAAAGGTGCCTATCTTTTTGATGAGGATGGACGGCAATACATTGAACTCATTAATTCCTGGGGACCAATGATTCTGGGCCACGCATTTGAACCCGTCGAAAAAGCAGTTCGTGATGCCATCCAGCATTCGTTCTCTTTCGGCGCTCCGACGCGGAAGGAAGTCGAAATGGCCGAATTGATTACGACGATGGTGCCTTCTGTCGAGAAAGTACGTATGGTTAATTCGGGTACGGAAGCCACTATGGCGGCTATCCGCGTGGCACGTGGGTTTACCGGCCGGGACAAGATCATCAAATTTGAAGGGTGCTATCACGGGCACGCCGATTCATTCCTGATTGCCGCCGGTAGTGGTGCCATGACGATGGGTATTCCCGATAGTCCAGGTGTTACCAAAGCAACGGCCGCCGATACCCTGACGGCACCTTATAATGACCTTTCTGCCGTTGAGAAGTTACTGGCTAATAATCACAATCAGGTAGCGGCTATCATTCTGGAGCCGGTCGTTGGCAACATGGGCTGTGTTTTGCCTGAACCCGGTTTTCTGGAAGGCCTTCGCACGCTGTGCGATCAACACGGCGTTGTCTTTATTTTCGATGAGGTAATGACAGGTTTCCGGCTTGCCAAAGGCGGGGCACAGGAACGGTTTGGTATTACGCCCGACTTAACCACGATGGGGAAAATCATTGGGGGCGGTATGCCCGTGGGTGCCTACGGTGGTCGTGCCGATATTATGAACATGGTAGCACCGGCGGGTCCAGTCTATCAGGCGGGCACATTATCGGGAAACCCGATTGCCATGTCGGCGGGATTGGCCATGCTGCATCAACTGAATGACCATCCTGAAATTTATACCCGGCTGGAAGAAATTGGGCAGAAACTGACCGATGGCTTCCGGGCTGGATTAGTGAAAGCCGGGTTGAACTACACGATAAATCATATCGGCTCCATGTTCACTCTGTTCATGACCGAGCGATCGGTGTCCAACTTTACCGATGCCAAATCGTGTGACCTTCCAATGTTTGGCCGGTATTTCCACGCCATGCTGAAACGGGGCGTGTACCTTGCTCCCTCACAATTCGAAAGCTTGTTTCTATCCGTTGCGCTCACGGATGATCTGGTCGATCAGGTTATCCAGGCGAATGAAGAAAGTTTACTGGAAATGATGGAACGCTGA
- a CDS encoding DUF4142 domain-containing protein: protein MKKVSLLLLLVISTLSFQACSEKKKEGDDSVENAEKSNDAKEDAGTGQTEDTNEFAVKAANGGMLEVELGRMAQEKGVSKDVKEFGAMMVSDHSKANEELKTIAATQNITLPSTLGEDEQKHVNDMAKLSGAEFDKKYVSMMVDDHKDDIDEFKKAAEDDKTNPAVKDFATKTLPTLQKHMDAINAIDKKMK, encoded by the coding sequence ATGAAAAAAGTAAGTTTGCTTCTGTTACTGGTTATCAGCACCCTGAGTTTTCAGGCTTGCAGTGAAAAGAAAAAAGAAGGTGATGACAGCGTTGAAAATGCGGAGAAATCCAACGACGCTAAAGAAGATGCCGGCACCGGCCAGACCGAAGACACCAACGAGTTTGCGGTGAAAGCGGCAAACGGTGGTATGCTGGAAGTGGAGCTAGGTCGCATGGCTCAGGAAAAAGGGGTAAGTAAAGATGTGAAGGAGTTCGGCGCTATGATGGTAAGCGATCACTCGAAAGCGAACGAAGAGTTAAAAACTATCGCGGCTACGCAAAATATCACCCTGCCGAGCACACTGGGTGAGGACGAACAAAAGCACGTGAACGACATGGCAAAACTGTCGGGAGCAGAGTTCGATAAAAAGTATGTTAGCATGATGGTCGATGATCACAAGGACGATATCGACGAATTCAAAAAGGCAGCCGAAGACGATAAGACAAACCCGGCGGTTAAAGATTTTGCTACAAAGACGCTCCCAACGCTGCAAAAGCACATGGATGCCATCAATGCGATTGATAAGAAAATGAAGTAA
- the hisS gene encoding histidine--tRNA ligase, whose product MQKPTLPKGTRDFGPEQMSKRLFIFDTIRETFKRFGFQPLETPSMENLSTLTGKYGDEGDQLLFKILNSGDFSANITELDLASGSKKLTPKISEKGLRYDLTVPFARYVVINRNALTLPFKRYQMQPVWRADRPQRGRYREFYQCDADVVGTDSLLCEAEIVLMIHEVFRNLNIQDFTLKINNRKILAGIAEVIGVPGQEGTLSVAIDKLDKIGQEKVLDELRGRGFTEDTLSKLDPLFSFGTLDLTTTLNQLKTWLSVSDLASKGIAELEETLLFVRQYGLANARVEFDPTLARGLSYYTGAIFEVKANGVSIGSVSGGGRYDNLTGAFGMPGLSGVGISFGVDRIYDVMDELNLFPASAGQGTQVLIVPFDSEARSVALPLLSKLRVANIAAEMYPDLTKVKKMLDYANARAIPFVVLIGSEEVQTGVLTLKNMLTGEQHKLTAGELVTRLE is encoded by the coding sequence ATGCAAAAACCAACTTTGCCAAAAGGCACGCGTGACTTTGGCCCGGAGCAAATGAGCAAACGGCTGTTTATTTTCGACACCATTCGGGAAACCTTCAAACGCTTTGGCTTCCAGCCACTCGAAACGCCATCTATGGAAAACCTGTCGACCCTGACGGGAAAGTATGGCGACGAAGGCGATCAACTCCTGTTTAAAATTCTGAACTCCGGCGATTTCTCGGCCAACATAACCGAACTCGATCTGGCATCGGGATCTAAAAAATTAACGCCTAAAATTTCGGAGAAAGGTCTGCGGTATGACCTGACGGTACCGTTTGCCCGCTATGTGGTCATAAACCGAAACGCGCTGACGCTGCCCTTTAAACGCTACCAGATGCAGCCCGTCTGGCGGGCCGATCGCCCGCAACGGGGACGTTATCGGGAGTTCTACCAGTGCGATGCCGATGTTGTGGGAACCGATTCACTGTTGTGCGAAGCAGAAATTGTGCTGATGATCCACGAGGTGTTTCGCAATCTGAACATTCAGGATTTTACGCTGAAAATTAATAACCGCAAAATTCTGGCGGGTATTGCCGAGGTCATTGGCGTGCCGGGGCAGGAGGGAACACTTTCAGTCGCCATTGATAAACTGGATAAGATTGGCCAGGAAAAAGTACTGGATGAACTTCGGGGACGTGGATTCACTGAAGATACGCTTAGTAAACTTGATCCTCTGTTTTCGTTTGGCACACTTGATCTCACCACGACACTCAACCAGTTAAAAACATGGCTCTCGGTTTCTGATTTGGCGAGTAAAGGGATTGCTGAACTCGAAGAAACCCTTTTGTTCGTTCGTCAATACGGGCTGGCAAATGCACGTGTTGAGTTTGATCCGACCCTAGCGCGGGGATTGTCGTACTACACGGGTGCTATTTTTGAAGTGAAAGCCAACGGTGTTTCGATTGGCAGTGTGAGCGGGGGAGGGCGTTACGATAATTTGACCGGAGCCTTTGGCATGCCGGGCTTATCGGGGGTGGGTATCTCGTTTGGGGTAGATCGTATCTATGATGTGATGGACGAGCTGAACCTGTTTCCTGCCAGTGCGGGCCAGGGAACGCAGGTGCTCATTGTCCCATTCGATTCCGAAGCCCGTTCGGTGGCGTTGCCCTTGTTGAGTAAACTTCGGGTTGCCAATATTGCTGCCGAAATGTATCCCGACCTGACGAAAGTGAAGAAAATGCTCGATTACGCCAATGCACGGGCTATTCCGTTTGTCGTACTAATCGGTTCCGAAGAAGTGCAAACTGGCGTGTTGACGCTGAAAAATATGCTTACCGGCGAACAGCATAAGTTAACCGCTGGGGAATTAGTCACTCGTTTGGAATAG
- a CDS encoding GxxExxY protein: protein MDIPLRTSTDLVISCFCKVYNTVGYGFLERVYERALLSAFQ, encoded by the coding sequence ATGGATATTCCCCTTCGTACCTCTACTGATCTTGTAATTAGTTGCTTCTGCAAAGTATATAATACCGTAGGGTACGGTTTTCTAGAACGTGTTTATGAACGTGCTTTGTTATCAGCGTTCCAATAA